A window of bacterium genomic DNA:
GCCCTGCGCCGGCGCTGGGCGGGGCGGCCGGCCACCCAGTGGGTCGACCTGCGCCAGGAGGGAAGCCAGGCGCGCCGCGCCCTCATCCTGGGACCGCAGGGCCATGTGGCCAGCCTGGACCTGGGGCGGAACGGCGAGCACGTCTTCCATGGGCGCGACGGCCGACGGGTGGCGTTGTCCGTGCAG
This region includes:
- a CDS encoding NusG domain II-containing protein — encoded protein: ALRRRWAGRPATQWVDLRQEGSQARRALILGPQGHVASLDLGRNGEHVFHGRDGRRVALSVQDGGLAVVEAACRHRHCLRQGRVSLAGERLVCAPAGLLVELEA